Proteins encoded by one window of Heliangelus exortis chromosome 5, bHelExo1.hap1, whole genome shotgun sequence:
- the LOC139796525 gene encoding acyl-coenzyme A thioesterase 1-like, translating into MAVQVSVLPSPRCLFDEPVRICVAGLLPWQAVTLRASLLDDSGELFQAHARYRAGSSGELDLSRCPSLGGSYSGVEPMGLLWSLQSEAPYKRLAKRNVLTPFCVDFEVYAGHEDTSHLLAKCTNERWFLGEGVKRIPVREGRLKATLFLPPGPGPFPGLIDLYGSGGGLVEYRASLLASRGFVTLAVAYMAFEDLPAMPEILELDYFEEAVNFLRKQQQVKDTGIGILGLSKGADLALSIATFLPGIKAAVSISGSGFNSFIPLKGNGFTVPAHPYDLGRMKTNEDSELVDFTDVLDDHRDPATWNSHIPLEKSLAKFLFLSGLDDKNWKSDLYCQDAVQRLQQHGQEVEFYSYSGAGHLLEPPYLPLCQASIHRVLGLFVHWGGKWREHAKAQEDAWHRIQAFFWQHLMDSDIPKSKL; encoded by the exons ATGGCGGTGCAGGTGTCGGTTCTGCCTTCCCCCCGGTGTCTGTTCGATGAGCCGGTGCGGATCTGCGTGGCGGGactcctgccctggcaggcGGTCACCCTCCGGGCCAGCCTGCTGGATGATAGCGGGGAACTTTTCCAAGCCCACGCTCGctacagagctgggagcagcgGGGAGCTGGATCTCAGCCGCTGCCCCTCGCTGGGAGGCAGCTACTCGGGAGTGGAGCCCATGGGGCTGCTGTGGTCCCTGCAGTCCGAAGCTCCCTATAAGCGCCTGGCGAAGAGGAACGTCCTGACCCCTTTCTGCGTGGACTTTGAAGTGTATGCGGGACACGAGGACACGAGCCACTTGCTGGCCAAATGCACCAACGAGAGATGGTTTTTAGGAGAGGGGGTGAAGAGGATTCCGGTCAGAGAAGGTCGCTTGAAAGCaaccctcttcctccctcctg GACCTGGTCCATTCCCTGGACTTATTGATCTGTATGGGTCTGGAGGAGGTCTTGTTGAATACAGAGCAAGCCTGCTGGCTAGCAGGGGCTTTGTGACTCTGGCTGTTGCTTATATGGCCTTTGAAGATCTCCCTGCCATGCCAGAGATTCTTGAACTGGACTATTTTGAGGAAGCTGTCAACTTTTTGCggaagcagcagcag GTGAAAGATACTGGGATTGGTATTCTGGGCTTGTCTAAAGGAGCTGATCTGGCCCTTTCCATTGCCACATTTCTACCTGGCATCAAGGCAGCTGTCAGCATATCTGGAAGtggttttaattctttcatCCCCCTGAAAGGGAATGGATTCACTGTTCCTGCCCACCCATACGATCTGGGGAGGATGAAGACCAATGAAGATTCTGAGCTGGTAGATTTTACAGATGTTCTAGATGATCACAGAGACCCAGCAACTTGGAATAGTCACATTCCACTGGAGAAATCCTTGGCCAAGTTCCTCTTCCTGTCTGGACTGGATGACAAGAACTGGAAAAGTGATCTCTATTGCCAGGATGCTGTTCAGCGCCTTCAGCAGCATGGCCAGGAAGTGGAGTTTTACTCCTATTCTGGAGCAGGACACCTTTTGGAGCCACCATACTTGCCTCTGTGCCAGGCTTCAATCCACAGAGTGCTTGGGTTGTTTGTGCATTGGGGAGGGAAATGGAGGGAGCATGCCAAAGCCCAGGAAGATGCCTGGCACAGGATACAGGCCTTTTTCTGGCAACACTTGATGGACTCAGACATCCCTAAGAGCAAGCTGTAG
- the JMJD7 gene encoding bifunctional peptidase and (3S)-lysyl hydroxylase JMJD7: MAEGAALRAVRGCLNAFPREARELGWTESIPYLDSPPSPLEFYREWVSPNKPCIIQNAISHWPALKKWTLAYLREVVGAKVVSVAVTPNGYADAVFQDRFVMPEERQMPFVDFLDIVEKKVTSPNVFYVQKQCSNLTEEFPELVCDVQPDIPWMSEALGRKPDAVNFWLGESTAVTSLHKDHYENLYCVISGEKHFLLHPPSDRPFIPYELYHPATYQVSEDGSFEIVDEKSAEKVPWIPLDPLNPNLEQYPDYAQAKPLQCTVKAGEMLYLPSLWFHHVQQSHGCIAVNYWYDMDYDLKYSYYQLLDCLTKAVEML, encoded by the exons ATGGCGGAGGGCGCGGCGCTGCGGGCTGTCAGGGGCTGCCTGAACGCCTTCCCCCGGGAGGCCCGCG AGCTGGGGTGGACAGAGTCCATACCCTACCTCGACAGCCCTCCATCCCCACTGGAGTTTTATCGGGAATGGGTGAGTCCAAATAAGCCTTGCATAATTCAGAATGCCATCAGCCACTGGCCAGCTCTGAAGAAATGGACCTTGGCGTACCTGAG gGAGGTAGTGGGTGCCAAGGTAGTGAGTGTGGCAGTAACACCAAATGGTTATGCAGATGCAGTGTTTCAGGACCGTTTTGTCATGCCAGAGGAACGCCAGATGCCTTTTGTGGACTTTTTGGACATTGTGGAGAAAAAAGTGACCTCTCCCAACGTCTTCTATGTGCAGAAGCAGTGTTCAAACCTCACTGAGGAGTTCCCTGAACTTGTCTGTGATGTGCAGCCTGACATACCATGGATGAGTGAAGCACTTG GGAGGAAACCTGATGCTGTAAATTTCTGGCTTGGGGAATCAACTGCTGTGACATCTT TACATAAAGATCATTATGAGAACTTGTACTGTGTCATCTCTGGAGAGAAACATTTCCTGCTGCATCCACCAAGTGACCGTCCCTTCATCCCATATG AGCTCTATCACCCAGCAACCTACCAGGTATCAGAAGATGGCTCATTTGAAATTGTGGATGAGAAGAGTGCAGAGAAG GTGCCCTGGATCCCCCTGGACCCTTTGAACCCAAATCTGGAACAATATCCAGATTATGCTCAGGCAAAACCTTTGCAGTGTACAGTGAAAGCTGGTGAGATGTTATACCTGCCTTCTCTCTGGTTCCATCATGTTCAGCAATCACATGGCTGTATAGCAG tgaaTTATTGGTATGACATGGACTATGACCTTAAGTACAGCTATTATCAGCTACTAGACTGCCTCACAAAAGCTGTGGAAATGTTATAG